The following proteins come from a genomic window of Acinetobacter baumannii:
- a CDS encoding aspartate aminotransferase family protein, translated as MNNFAVSRGDFNEWMVPVFAPANFIPVRGEGSRIWDQENKEYIDFAGGIAVNALGHAHPVAVNALTEQAKKLWHVGNGYTNEPVLRLAKQLTENTFADKVFFCNSGAEANEAALKLARKVGLDSGVAGKSGIVAFNNAFHGRTLFTVSAGGQPKYSQDFAPLPNGINHVAFNDLEAAKAVINEQTCAVIVEPVQGEGGVIPADIEFLKGLRELCDQFGALLIFDEVQTGVGRTGALYAYMNYGVIPDVLTTAKALGGGFPVGAMLTTDKFAPHFSVGTHGTTYGGNPLASAVAGAVFEFINTPEVLEGVKERHDYYKNALNQLNEKYEVFKAIRGSGLLLGCVLKDEFAGKAKDINNLAGEEGLLSLIAGPNVVRFTPSLIIPFADIDEGLKRFERALARFVEIQKDEQAA; from the coding sequence ATGAATAATTTTGCAGTTTCTCGTGGTGACTTTAACGAGTGGATGGTTCCAGTATTTGCACCGGCAAATTTCATTCCGGTACGTGGTGAAGGTTCACGTATCTGGGATCAAGAAAATAAAGAATATATCGATTTTGCAGGCGGGATTGCAGTAAATGCATTAGGTCATGCGCATCCAGTGGCAGTCAATGCGTTAACAGAACAAGCAAAAAAACTTTGGCACGTCGGTAATGGTTATACCAATGAACCAGTACTACGCCTTGCTAAACAACTCACTGAAAATACATTTGCCGATAAGGTATTCTTCTGTAACTCAGGTGCTGAAGCGAATGAAGCAGCATTAAAACTTGCGCGTAAAGTTGGACTCGACAGCGGTGTTGCAGGTAAAAGTGGCATTGTGGCATTTAACAATGCTTTCCACGGCCGTACCTTATTTACCGTTTCAGCGGGTGGTCAACCTAAATATTCACAAGACTTTGCACCACTTCCAAATGGCATTAATCACGTTGCCTTTAATGATTTAGAAGCTGCCAAAGCAGTCATAAATGAACAAACTTGTGCAGTAATTGTAGAGCCTGTACAAGGTGAGGGCGGGGTTATTCCGGCTGATATCGAATTTTTAAAAGGTTTACGTGAACTGTGTGATCAGTTTGGTGCCTTACTTATTTTTGATGAAGTACAAACGGGTGTTGGCCGTACCGGTGCACTTTATGCCTACATGAACTACGGTGTGATTCCAGATGTACTTACGACTGCAAAAGCATTGGGCGGTGGTTTCCCGGTCGGTGCAATGTTAACAACTGACAAATTTGCGCCGCATTTTTCTGTAGGCACACACGGTACAACTTATGGCGGTAATCCACTAGCAAGTGCGGTTGCTGGCGCTGTATTCGAGTTTATTAATACTCCAGAAGTACTTGAAGGTGTGAAAGAGCGTCACGACTACTATAAAAACGCTTTAAATCAATTAAATGAAAAATATGAAGTCTTTAAAGCAATTCGTGGCAGTGGTTTATTGCTCGGATGTGTTTTAAAAGACGAGTTTGCTGGTAAAGCAAAAGATATTAATAACCTTGCGGGTGAAGAAGGTCTGCTGAGTCTTATTGCTGGTCCAAATGTTGTACGTTTTACACCTTCTTTAATTATTCCATTTGCTGATATTGATGAAGGTTTAAAACGCTTTGAACGTGCGCTTGCTCGCTTTGTGGAAATTCAAAAGGATGAACAAGCAGCATGA
- a CDS encoding amino acid permease produces MSKNKGKQFLEGDLLGSQHMTEQEEEKLQRSLTNRHIQMIAIGGAIGTGLFMGSGKTLSVSGTSIVLTYLIIGFFFFFVMRAMGELLLANTNFKTFADFATAYLGPWAGFFLGWSYWCNWIITAIADVIVIGGYMQFWYPDLPVWIPAFTSLAILTILNFVAVRLFGELEFWFSLIKITAIILFILAGIYLIGTGFTSPNGVKASMSHLFETESMFPYGVTGFLAGFQIAIFAFVGIELVGTTAAETKDPHKSLPKAINSIPLRILLFYVGALVCIIAVTSWAKVSPEKSPFVEMFTLVGLPIAAGLINFVVATSALSSANSGIFATSRMLYGLALDNDAPKSFSKLSKRKVPIRGLVFSMACVTVGTSILFIVPNVMTAFTIISALTSILCIFTFMLIVLSYIYYRKKSPELHIQSKYKMPGGLFMAWMTMLFLVFTIVILALDHDTLIALECSPIWFIGLFIAYKYKKKKMLQLDILKAQKVDYI; encoded by the coding sequence ATGAGTAAGAATAAAGGAAAGCAATTCCTGGAAGGAGATCTTCTTGGTAGTCAACATATGACTGAGCAAGAAGAAGAGAAATTGCAGCGCTCATTGACAAATCGTCATATTCAAATGATCGCAATCGGTGGTGCAATTGGTACTGGATTATTTATGGGTTCCGGGAAAACATTAAGTGTTTCGGGTACTTCAATTGTTTTAACCTATTTAATTATTGGTTTTTTCTTTTTCTTCGTAATGCGGGCAATGGGTGAATTGTTGCTTGCGAATACCAATTTTAAAACATTCGCCGATTTTGCAACGGCTTATCTGGGTCCATGGGCGGGGTTTTTCCTTGGTTGGTCCTACTGGTGTAACTGGATTATTACAGCCATTGCCGATGTAATCGTGATCGGGGGGTATATGCAGTTTTGGTATCCTGATTTACCTGTTTGGATTCCGGCATTTACTTCATTGGCGATCTTAACCATACTCAACTTTGTGGCTGTGCGGCTTTTTGGTGAACTTGAGTTTTGGTTCTCCCTCATCAAAATTACCGCAATTATTCTGTTTATTCTGGCGGGTATTTATTTAATAGGTACCGGATTTACTTCTCCAAATGGGGTTAAGGCCTCGATGAGCCATTTATTTGAAACAGAATCGATGTTTCCTTATGGTGTAACAGGTTTCTTGGCTGGTTTCCAAATTGCCATATTTGCGTTTGTAGGTATTGAACTTGTTGGTACAACTGCCGCTGAGACCAAAGACCCGCATAAATCACTTCCAAAAGCGATTAACTCTATTCCTTTACGCATTTTATTGTTCTACGTGGGCGCGTTGGTTTGTATTATTGCAGTCACATCTTGGGCAAAAGTTTCACCAGAAAAAAGCCCGTTTGTAGAAATGTTTACCTTGGTTGGATTACCAATTGCGGCAGGTTTAATCAACTTTGTTGTTGCGACTTCAGCTTTATCTTCTGCAAACAGTGGAATCTTTGCAACTAGCCGGATGCTATACGGTTTGGCTTTAGACAACGATGCACCTAAAAGCTTTAGTAAGCTGTCAAAAAGAAAAGTTCCAATTCGCGGACTCGTATTTTCAATGGCATGCGTAACGGTTGGTACTTCTATTTTATTTATTGTGCCTAATGTCATGACCGCGTTTACGATTATCTCAGCACTCACTTCAATTTTATGTATTTTTACGTTTATGTTGATTGTGCTTTCATATATTTATTATCGTAAGAAAAGTCCTGAGCTACATATCCAGTCAAAATATAAAATGCCAGGTGGTTTATTTATGGCATGGATGACCATGTTGTTTTTAGTGTTTACTATCGTAATTTTGGCTTTAGACCATGATACTTTAATTGCACTTGAGTGTTCACCAATCTGGTTTATAGGTTTATTTATTGCTTATAAATATAAAAAGAAAAAGATGTTGCAGCTTGATATCTTAAAAGCTCAAAAGGTTGATTATATTTAA
- a CDS encoding DUF4265 domain-containing protein codes for MNNKKIVIDYLDKNNELSKELIWGEMCKTDQYFVRSIPFFAPNLAFNDLIQVEMDDKTLYFDDLIKPSNNSTLRIVFLNNDIKYIEKILTTLESHLCGWEGFEGGLYYAINIPKKVDYALIKKCLDDKSDFLDYEESCLSDKHSSDLF; via the coding sequence ATGAATAATAAAAAAATTGTAATAGACTACTTAGATAAAAACAATGAACTCTCAAAAGAGTTAATATGGGGAGAGATGTGCAAGACTGATCAATACTTTGTTAGAAGTATTCCTTTCTTTGCGCCTAACCTTGCATTTAATGATCTTATTCAGGTTGAAATGGATGATAAAACGCTCTATTTTGATGATTTAATAAAGCCATCTAATAATTCAACATTAAGAATTGTATTTTTAAATAACGATATTAAATATATTGAAAAAATATTAACTACTTTGGAGTCTCATTTATGTGGTTGGGAGGGGTTTGAAGGTGGACTCTATTATGCAATTAATATACCTAAAAAGGTTGATTATGCTCTAATTAAAAAATGTTTAGATGATAAGAGTGATTTTCTTGATTATGAGGAATCATGCTTGTCAGATAAGCATTCAAGTGATTTGTTTTAG
- a CDS encoding coniferyl aldehyde dehydrogenase, protein MEQSTLKEYSGSATEHMELIFSKQRANFEADPYPSLEARRTKLHKLKKQIIRYQDALAAAINADFSSRSLDESKLLDLLGSVLEADHAIHHLRRWMRPSKRRTELLFLSNRLSVQYQPKGVVGVIVPWNFPVYLALGPLIAALAAGNRVMIKLPEITPNTNAMLRRMLAEVFNEDEVAVFGEEITDPARFTSLPFNHIVFTGSPAIGKVVMRAAAENLTPVTLELGGKSPAIVSRNYPLADAAKRITHGKATNSGQICVAPDYALVPKESIDEFVEAAKSSFIKMFGQNIENNENYTSIVNDRHLKRIQDILTDAQEKGALIIPCDTYSFDQQGRRMPVHIVLNCTPDMRIMKEELFGPILPVVAYDSLDDAITYVKSDERPLALYCFTHSSVERDRILRETHSGGVTINDWGWHVVNHDAPFGGIGNSGMGSYHGEEGFRELSHAKTVFIRHRFFPTQLFHPPYGTFLQKLAIRFFLKKGDPNIK, encoded by the coding sequence ATGGAACAGTCCACCTTAAAAGAATATAGCGGCTCTGCCACTGAACATATGGAACTTATTTTTTCCAAACAACGTGCCAATTTTGAGGCAGATCCTTACCCAAGTCTTGAAGCACGCCGCACAAAACTGCATAAACTTAAAAAACAAATTATCCGTTATCAAGATGCTTTGGCTGCCGCGATTAATGCTGACTTTAGTTCAAGATCACTCGATGAATCTAAACTACTAGATTTGCTTGGTTCTGTGTTGGAAGCTGATCATGCGATTCATCATTTACGCCGCTGGATGCGTCCAAGTAAACGCCGTACCGAGCTTTTATTTTTATCGAACCGTTTAAGTGTGCAATACCAACCTAAAGGCGTGGTTGGTGTGATTGTTCCTTGGAATTTCCCCGTTTATTTAGCACTTGGCCCGCTCATTGCAGCTTTGGCTGCGGGCAACCGAGTCATGATTAAACTCCCTGAAATTACACCGAATACCAATGCAATGCTAAGACGCATGCTTGCTGAAGTCTTTAATGAAGATGAAGTGGCGGTTTTTGGTGAAGAAATTACAGACCCAGCAAGATTTACCTCTTTGCCATTTAACCATATTGTATTTACAGGTTCTCCTGCCATTGGCAAAGTCGTCATGCGAGCTGCTGCTGAAAATCTAACACCTGTTACACTTGAGTTAGGTGGCAAATCACCGGCCATTGTGAGCCGTAATTACCCACTTGCCGATGCGGCAAAACGTATTACCCATGGCAAAGCAACTAATAGTGGTCAAATCTGTGTAGCGCCTGACTACGCGTTGGTTCCCAAAGAAAGTATTGATGAATTTGTTGAAGCTGCGAAATCAAGCTTTATAAAAATGTTTGGTCAAAACATTGAAAATAATGAGAATTACACATCCATTGTGAACGACCGCCATTTAAAACGTATTCAAGATATTTTGACCGATGCGCAAGAAAAAGGTGCCCTTATTATTCCTTGCGATACTTATAGCTTTGACCAACAAGGTCGCAGGATGCCTGTGCACATTGTGCTGAATTGCACGCCAGACATGCGGATTATGAAAGAAGAACTCTTTGGCCCTATTTTACCTGTGGTGGCTTATGATTCTTTAGATGATGCGATTACCTATGTGAAATCGGACGAACGGCCTTTAGCACTTTATTGCTTTACGCATAGCTCAGTAGAACGCGACCGGATTTTACGTGAAACTCATTCGGGTGGTGTGACCATCAATGACTGGGGTTGGCATGTAGTTAACCATGATGCTCCTTTCGGGGGTATCGGCAACTCAGGTATGGGTTCATATCATGGCGAAGAAGGTTTCCGCGAACTTTCACATGCAAAAACTGTATTTATTCGTCATCGGTTTTTCCCGACTCAGCTTTTCCACCCTCCTTATGGAACATTCCTTCAAAAGTTAGCGATTCGCTTTTTCTTGAAAAAAGGCGATCCAAATATTAAGTAA
- a CDS encoding AraC family transcriptional regulator, translated as MPKNIYKNANSVIEGNYDNTLLGANTYLLGLTSLFDEMGLQGHSISDVLSGTNISTDEINQSSLYISQVQKIQLFQNIQKLSHDPLIGLRAGQKQRLSDFGVYGYALYSSRNFRQAVELGIRHIKLAGPILKKSFYIRDDVAIFEGQDIIALGKLLPLVCEFWFSSMQTLIERVLEGPFQAKKLLLPYPAPDYAEEYEKIFHCPVQFNAGVMQWHFDLKWLDVPCPNANPITADMCKSFCERMLGAAELEEPELVKTIRLILLDGIGLFPSAQEMAERLHMSKRTLHRRLAGFNLTYQELLDETRRRLADEYLRETTLTVDEIAERIGFSDTSNFRKAYRHWTGISPNEYRIQYLN; from the coding sequence ATGCCTAAAAATATTTATAAAAATGCAAATAGTGTTATCGAAGGAAATTATGATAATACACTCTTGGGTGCCAATACATATTTGCTAGGTTTAACCAGTTTATTTGATGAAATGGGTTTGCAAGGCCATTCAATATCCGATGTTTTATCTGGCACGAATATTTCAACAGATGAGATAAATCAATCCTCTTTATATATTTCCCAAGTCCAAAAAATTCAGCTATTTCAAAATATTCAAAAGCTATCACATGATCCACTCATTGGTCTGCGCGCAGGGCAAAAGCAGCGGTTGTCTGATTTTGGGGTATATGGCTATGCGTTATATTCCTCACGTAATTTTAGACAAGCGGTAGAGCTTGGTATCCGACACATTAAGCTTGCAGGGCCTATTTTAAAGAAGTCATTTTATATTCGAGATGATGTTGCCATTTTTGAAGGGCAGGACATTATTGCACTTGGTAAACTTTTGCCTTTAGTGTGCGAGTTTTGGTTTAGCTCCATGCAAACCTTAATTGAACGTGTGCTTGAAGGACCATTTCAAGCGAAGAAGCTTTTATTGCCCTATCCAGCGCCTGACTATGCAGAAGAATATGAAAAAATTTTTCATTGTCCTGTTCAGTTTAATGCTGGGGTGATGCAATGGCACTTTGATTTAAAGTGGCTCGATGTACCTTGCCCAAATGCCAACCCGATTACCGCTGATATGTGTAAGTCGTTTTGTGAGCGGATGTTAGGTGCTGCTGAACTTGAGGAGCCCGAGTTGGTGAAAACAATCCGTTTAATATTATTGGATGGAATAGGGCTTTTTCCATCGGCTCAAGAAATGGCCGAACGCTTACATATGTCAAAGAGGACCTTACATCGACGCTTGGCAGGGTTTAATTTGACTTACCAAGAGTTGTTAGATGAGACTCGGCGCCGTCTTGCGGATGAATATTTGCGAGAAACAACTTTAACCGTAGATGAAATTGCCGAAAGAATTGGCTTTTCAGATACTTCTAATTTTAGAAAAGCCTATCGCCACTGGACGGGCATTTCACCAAATGAGTATCGAATACAGTATCTAAATTAG
- a CDS encoding DMT family transporter — protein MQNQTASNLPSTQLGKALLCLMTSALLFSIMGVCIRFASQTVDNATVVFFRNAVGLFIFIPMLFKQGLDFIKTDKLWMHTWRSIVGLAAMYGFFYAIANLKLSNAMVFSYSSPIFIPLIAWLFLKEKITKSMIFAAVIGLVGVLFVAKPDQGLFNALSFIGLGACFLSAMAFVTVRALTSTEPPERIVFYFCIFGSLISSIPMFWHWRIFTWHELSLLIAAGLLANISQLFMSYAYSLAPAGQIGPMNYIAIIFAGIWGFVFWHELPDLFSIIGIFIILFAILLCNPFLQKKLLSRFK, from the coding sequence ATGCAAAATCAGACTGCTTCAAATCTCCCCTCAACTCAACTTGGAAAAGCGCTGCTTTGTCTTATGACATCAGCGTTATTGTTTTCCATTATGGGAGTGTGCATTCGTTTTGCTTCACAAACGGTAGATAACGCGACCGTCGTGTTTTTTAGAAATGCAGTGGGTTTATTTATTTTTATTCCGATGCTCTTTAAACAAGGTTTAGACTTTATTAAAACCGATAAACTCTGGATGCATACGTGGCGAAGTATTGTCGGGCTAGCCGCAATGTATGGTTTTTTCTATGCTATTGCGAACTTAAAACTATCGAATGCTATGGTTTTTAGTTACTCATCTCCTATCTTTATTCCACTGATTGCATGGCTTTTCTTAAAAGAAAAAATTACTAAATCGATGATTTTTGCTGCTGTTATTGGGCTCGTTGGGGTTTTATTTGTCGCTAAACCCGACCAAGGTTTATTTAATGCACTATCTTTTATTGGCTTGGGTGCATGCTTTTTATCAGCAATGGCTTTTGTCACCGTAAGAGCTTTAACCAGTACAGAGCCGCCTGAACGTATTGTTTTTTACTTCTGTATTTTTGGTAGTTTAATTTCCTCTATTCCGATGTTTTGGCATTGGCGTATTTTCACTTGGCACGAATTAAGCCTACTGATTGCCGCAGGACTTTTAGCAAACATTAGCCAACTATTTATGTCTTATGCCTATAGCTTAGCGCCAGCAGGACAAATTGGCCCCATGAATTACATTGCTATTATTTTTGCAGGAATATGGGGATTTGTTTTTTGGCATGAATTACCGGATCTGTTTAGCATTATCGGCATATTTATTATTTTATTTGCCATTTTGCTCTGTAATCCATTTTTGCAGAAAAAGTTACTTTCTCGATTTAAATAG
- the garD gene encoding galactarate dehydratase: MLKPLLIRISPLDNVAIVVNDGGLPSSTYIEEYQLTLVDEVPQGHKVLLEPLKQGEAIVRYGEIIGYANKDLTAGSWVNEAVTQMPEAPELDDLELATRPDPKLPPLTGYTFKGYKNKDGSVGTKNILGITTSVNCVEGIVDYVVKIIERDLLPKYPNVDGVVGLNHLYGCGVAIDAPAAIVPIRTIHNLALNPNFGGEIMVVSLGCEKMQPERLLNIPKENKYIPLANEDIIQLQDERHNGFESMVNHILTVAEQHLEKLNQRTREEVPASELVVGMQCGGSDAFSGVTSNPAVGFAADLIVQCGGTVMFSEVTEVRDGIHLLTPRAANEQVAKDLIREMKWYDDYLAAGQVDRSANTTPGNKKGGLNNIVEKAMGSIAKSGRSPIVEVLAPGQRPTKKGLIFAATPSSDFICGTQQMASGITVQVFTTGRGTPYGLAAVPVIKMASRNNIANRWYDLIDISAGDIAIGKKTIEEVGWELFELILLVASGEKQTWSDRWGIHNSLAVFNPAPVT; encoded by the coding sequence ATGCTGAAGCCTCTCCTAATAAGAATCAGTCCTCTCGATAATGTAGCCATTGTGGTCAATGACGGTGGCTTACCATCCTCTACATATATTGAAGAATACCAACTCACCTTGGTTGATGAAGTACCACAAGGACATAAGGTTTTATTGGAGCCGTTAAAGCAAGGTGAAGCAATTGTTCGTTATGGCGAAATCATTGGCTATGCCAATAAAGATTTAACCGCAGGTTCTTGGGTGAATGAAGCCGTTACCCAAATGCCAGAGGCACCTGAGCTAGATGATCTTGAATTAGCAACTCGCCCCGATCCTAAGCTTCCTCCACTGACCGGATATACATTTAAAGGTTATAAAAATAAGGATGGCAGCGTCGGCACAAAAAATATTTTAGGTATTACGACCAGTGTTAACTGTGTAGAGGGTATTGTCGATTATGTCGTTAAAATTATTGAACGTGATTTACTTCCGAAATATCCAAATGTAGATGGTGTAGTTGGATTAAACCATTTATATGGTTGTGGTGTGGCAATCGATGCACCCGCTGCAATTGTTCCTATTCGTACCATACATAACCTTGCACTCAACCCTAATTTTGGTGGAGAAATTATGGTGGTGAGTCTGGGCTGCGAAAAAATGCAACCCGAACGACTTTTAAATATTCCTAAAGAAAACAAATATATTCCCCTAGCAAACGAAGATATTATTCAATTGCAAGATGAGCGCCACAACGGTTTTGAAAGTATGGTGAACCATATTTTAACCGTGGCAGAACAACACCTTGAAAAGCTTAATCAACGTACTCGAGAAGAAGTTCCAGCCTCTGAATTAGTTGTAGGCATGCAATGTGGTGGGAGTGATGCATTTTCCGGAGTTACCTCTAACCCTGCCGTTGGTTTCGCAGCTGACTTGATTGTGCAATGTGGCGGTACAGTCATGTTCTCTGAAGTTACGGAAGTCCGCGATGGTATTCACCTACTTACTCCACGTGCAGCAAATGAACAAGTTGCCAAAGATCTAATTCGGGAAATGAAATGGTACGATGACTACTTAGCAGCAGGCCAAGTAGACCGAAGTGCCAATACCACACCCGGCAATAAAAAAGGTGGACTGAATAACATTGTAGAAAAAGCGATGGGATCAATTGCAAAATCGGGCCGTTCACCGATTGTAGAAGTTCTCGCACCGGGCCAAAGACCGACTAAAAAGGGTTTAATTTTTGCGGCCACCCCTTCGAGTGACTTTATCTGTGGTACGCAGCAAATGGCATCGGGTATTACCGTTCAAGTCTTTACCACAGGCCGCGGTACACCCTATGGGTTAGCAGCCGTACCTGTCATTAAAATGGCAAGCCGAAACAATATTGCAAACCGTTGGTATGACCTGATTGATATCAGTGCTGGCGATATTGCGATTGGGAAGAAAACTATTGAAGAAGTGGGCTGGGAACTTTTTGAGCTGATTTTACTCGTGGCTAGCGGTGAGAAACAAACGTGGTCGGACCGTTGGGGTATTCATAACTCACTCGCTGTATTTAACCCTGCACCAGTGACCTAA
- a CDS encoding MFS transporter, protein MDNLQTNIAVVTQQRAKHTKTRYYILAMIFLVTAFNYGDRATLSMAATPMSHELGIDSVTMGYIFSAFAWAYVIGQIPGGWLLDKFGARRVYFWSLFLWSLFTVLIGFTDILGDTATIITSLFILRFLVGLSESPAFPGNSKIAAAWFPTKERGTAAAIFNSSSYFSTVLFAPLMGWLVATVHWQSIFWVMGGLGIILSFIWLKVIYSPTNHPTVNPEEVKYIASEGALLDMGENSQNAKKEKITWSKVKQLLASRMMLGIFIGQYCVNTLTYFFLTWFPVYLVKERHLSILEAGFAAVAPALCGFVGGILGGLISDKLIRMNYSLSFSRKLPIVVGFLVSTSIILCNYVDSQAAIVFFMSLSFFGKGIGSLGWAVMSDVAPKEMVGLSGGMMNAFGNTAGIVTPIVIGYILASTGSFNLALTYVGVHAIAAVICYTVIVGKIQRFELKPTS, encoded by the coding sequence ATGGATAATCTGCAAACAAATATTGCTGTAGTGACTCAGCAAAGAGCCAAGCATACAAAAACTCGCTATTACATTCTTGCGATGATTTTTTTGGTCACGGCTTTTAATTACGGTGATCGTGCAACTCTCTCAATGGCAGCAACGCCAATGTCTCATGAACTGGGAATTGACTCAGTCACTATGGGATATATTTTCTCGGCCTTTGCATGGGCCTATGTGATTGGTCAAATTCCAGGCGGCTGGCTACTCGATAAGTTTGGTGCTCGCCGTGTATATTTCTGGAGCCTGTTTTTATGGTCTTTGTTCACTGTTTTAATCGGTTTTACCGACATTTTAGGTGATACTGCAACCATCATTACTTCGCTCTTTATACTCAGATTTTTAGTCGGTCTGTCTGAGTCACCTGCTTTTCCGGGTAACAGTAAAATTGCTGCTGCATGGTTTCCAACAAAAGAACGTGGAACTGCCGCTGCCATTTTTAACTCATCCTCTTATTTCTCGACCGTACTTTTCGCTCCCCTCATGGGCTGGCTTGTTGCAACCGTCCACTGGCAGTCTATTTTCTGGGTCATGGGTGGTTTAGGAATCATTCTTTCCTTTATCTGGCTCAAGGTCATTTATAGCCCGACCAATCATCCAACAGTAAATCCTGAAGAAGTAAAATACATTGCTTCAGAAGGTGCTTTACTCGATATGGGCGAAAACAGCCAAAACGCTAAAAAAGAGAAAATTACTTGGAGTAAAGTTAAACAACTTCTTGCTTCACGTATGATGCTCGGTATTTTTATTGGCCAATATTGTGTAAATACACTGACCTATTTTTTCTTGACTTGGTTCCCTGTTTACCTTGTCAAAGAAAGACATCTCAGCATTTTAGAAGCGGGTTTTGCAGCGGTTGCACCAGCACTCTGTGGCTTTGTAGGCGGAATTTTAGGTGGCTTAATTTCAGATAAGTTAATTCGAATGAATTACAGCTTAAGCTTTTCGAGAAAGCTCCCTATCGTAGTCGGCTTCTTGGTTTCAACCTCAATTATTTTATGTAATTACGTAGATTCTCAAGCAGCAATTGTATTCTTTATGTCCTTATCATTCTTCGGTAAAGGAATCGGCTCTTTAGGTTGGGCAGTGATGTCTGACGTTGCACCCAAAGAAATGGTTGGTTTATCAGGTGGAATGATGAATGCATTTGGTAATACAGCAGGAATCGTGACCCCAATTGTGATCGGCTATATCTTGGCAAGTACTGGCTCTTTCAACCTTGCATTAACTTATGTCGGTGTACATGCCATCGCAGCTGTCATTTGCTATACCGTTATTGTCGGTAAAATTCAGCGTTTCGAATTAAAACCTACTTCTTAA
- the gudD gene encoding glucarate dehydratase, with translation MATSTPLVKSIRAIPVAGHDSMLLNLSGAHGPYFTRNILIIEDNSGNIGVGEIPGGEKILATLNDAKALVEGQPIGEYKNLLKKIQQTFADRDSGGRGNQTFDLRTTIHVITAYESALLDLLGKHLNVNVASLLGEGQQRSEVEVLGYLFFIGDRKQTSLDYATTPQHNHDWYKVRHEKALTPEAVQSLAEASYDRYGFKDFKLKGGVLQGEQEAEAVTAIARRFPDARVTLDPNGAWFLDEAIALGKHLKGVLAYAEDPCGAEQGYSSREIMAEFKRATGLPTATNMVATDWREMSHSIQLQAVDIPLADPHFWTLEGSVRVSQLCKMYNLTWGSHSNNHFDISLAMFTHVAAAAVGNVTAIDTHWIWQEGTDQLTKAPLEIKDGKIQVPTAPGLGVELDWDRINRAHELYKLKGLGARNDADAMQFLIPNWTFNNKKPCLVR, from the coding sequence ATGGCGACCTCTACACCTCTTGTTAAATCCATTCGAGCAATCCCTGTTGCTGGGCATGACAGTATGCTGCTCAATTTGAGTGGTGCCCATGGACCTTATTTCACTCGTAATATACTCATCATTGAAGATAACTCTGGCAATATTGGTGTAGGTGAAATTCCAGGCGGAGAGAAAATTTTAGCGACATTAAATGATGCTAAAGCCTTGGTAGAAGGGCAGCCGATTGGTGAATATAAAAACTTGCTCAAAAAAATTCAGCAAACTTTTGCCGATCGTGACAGTGGTGGTCGAGGCAATCAAACCTTTGATTTACGTACCACAATTCATGTTATAACGGCCTATGAATCGGCATTACTTGATTTGCTTGGTAAGCATTTAAATGTAAATGTTGCAAGTTTACTTGGTGAAGGGCAACAACGTAGTGAAGTTGAAGTATTAGGGTATTTATTCTTTATTGGTGACCGCAAACAGACTTCATTAGACTATGCGACTACACCTCAACATAACCATGATTGGTATAAAGTTCGTCATGAAAAAGCGTTAACACCTGAGGCTGTGCAGAGTTTAGCAGAAGCATCTTATGACCGTTATGGTTTTAAAGACTTTAAGTTAAAAGGTGGCGTGTTACAGGGCGAACAAGAAGCTGAGGCAGTAACTGCAATTGCGCGCCGTTTCCCGGATGCACGTGTGACGCTTGATCCAAATGGTGCGTGGTTTTTAGATGAAGCAATTGCTTTAGGTAAACATTTAAAAGGTGTGCTGGCCTATGCAGAAGACCCGTGTGGTGCAGAGCAAGGTTATTCAAGCCGTGAAATTATGGCTGAGTTTAAGCGAGCAACGGGGTTACCGACCGCCACGAATATGGTTGCGACCGACTGGCGGGAAATGTCGCATAGTATTCAATTGCAAGCTGTTGATATTCCATTAGCTGACCCGCATTTCTGGACATTGGAAGGTTCGGTGCGTGTTTCTCAGTTATGTAAAATGTATAACTTAACGTGGGGATCGCATTCAAATAATCACTTTGATATTTCCCTTGCCATGTTTACCCATGTTGCGGCGGCTGCCGTGGGTAATGTGACTGCAATTGATACGCACTGGATTTGGCAAGAAGGTACAGATCAACTGACTAAAGCACCGCTTGAAATTAAAGACGGTAAAATTCAGGTACCAACAGCACCGGGACTTGGCGTCGAACTTGATTGGGATCGAATTAATCGAGCCCATGAACTTTATAAGTTAAAAGGTTTAGGAGCTCGTAATGATGCGGATGCGATGCAATTTCTGATTCCTAATTGGACTTTTAATAATAAAAAGCCATGTTTGGTTCGTTAA